The following are encoded in a window of Dryobates pubescens isolate bDryPub1 chromosome 25, bDryPub1.pri, whole genome shotgun sequence genomic DNA:
- the ADORA2A gene encoding adenosine receptor A2a produces MLVHGKEDFLSDIAYIILELVIAVLAILGNILVCWAVYLNSNLQNVTNYFVVSLAAADIAVGVLAIPFAITISTGFCAFFYGCLFIACFVLVLTQSSIFSLLAIAIDRIIAIRIPLRYNGLVTGSRAKGIIAICWVLSFIIGLTPMLGWHKRAQVEELGSNRSSPINCSNSMVVCLFEAVVTMEYMVYYNFFACVLLPLLLMFGIYLKIFMAARRQLKQMENKMVHGERSRSTLQKEVHAAKSLAIIVGLFAVCWLPLHIINCFTLFCPNCAHAPLWLMYLAIILSHANSVVNPLIYAYRIREFRYTFRKIISQHILGRKEPFKAGAASSRTSTHGGDLENASIRISEYALELYTNGEIHRDPEKQDLNKCKAALEWHQNGNTLDVETNGHLPHSCKNGILSDACRTRELHSEELIDAQLSYSELERAAFAAADVS; encoded by the exons ATGCTAGTACATGGGAAAGAAGACTTCCTTTCAGACATAGCTTACATCATCCTGGAACTGGTCATTGCGGTGCTGGCCATCCTGGGCAACATCCTGGTCTGCTGGGCGGTCTACCTGAACAGCAACTTGCAGAACGTCACTAACTATTTTGTAgtgtccctggctgctgctgacattGCTGTGGGTGTGCTGGCAATCCCCTTTGCCATCACCATCAGTACTGGCTTCTGTGCCTTCTTCTATGGCTGCCTTTTCATTGCCTGTTTTGTCCTGGTCTTGACTCAGAGTTCGATCTTCAGCCTTCTCGCCATTGCCATTGACAGGATCATCGCCATCCGCATACCCCTCAg gtacAATGGCTTGGTGACTGGCTCTAGAGCCAAAGGCATCATTGCCATCTGCTGGGTATTGTCTTTCATCATTGGCTTGACACCAATGCTCGGGTGGCACAAGCGTGCCCAGGTCGAAGAGCTGGGTTCCAACAGGTCCTCTCCCATCAACTGCAGCAACAGCATGGTGGTATGTCTCTTTGAGGCTGTGGTCACCATGGAGTACATGGTCTACTACAACTTCTTTGCCTGCGTGCTCTTGcccctcctcctcatgtttggTATCTACTTGAAGATCTTCATGGCAGCCCGGCGTCAGCTGAAGCAGATGGAGAACAAGATGGTCCACGGTGAACGTTCCCGTTCCACCTTGCAGAAGGAGGTCCACGCAGCCAAGTCTTTAGCCATCATTGTTGGGTTGTTTGCAGTCTGCTGGCTTCCACTACATATAATTAACTGCTTTACCCTTTTTTGCCCAAACTGTGCCCACGCTCCCCTCTGGCTGATGTACCTGGCCATCATCCTGTCTCACGCCAACTCGGTCGTGAATCCTCTAATTTATGCCTACCGGATCAGGGAGTTCCGCTACACCTTCCGCAAAATCATCAGCCAGCACATCCTGGGCCGCAAGGAGCCCTtcaaggcaggagcagccagctccaggactTCCACTCATGGTGGGGACCTGGAGAATGCCAGCATACGGATCAGTGAGTACGCACTGGAGCTGTACACCAATGGAGAGATCCACAGGGATCCAGAAAAGCAGGACTTAAACAAATGCAAAGCTGCCTTGGAATGGCACCAGAATGGAAATACTCTGGATGTGGAGACAAATGGGCATCTCCCACACTCCTGCAAAAATGGGATTCTCTCAGATGCCTGCAGGACCAGGGAGCTTCACAGCGAAGAGCTCATTGATGCCCAACTGTCTTactcagagctggagagagcagcctTCGCAGCAGCTGATGTGTCTTGA